From Mycobacterium lacus, one genomic window encodes:
- a CDS encoding Gfo/Idh/MocA family protein — MGESEQRAPLRIGILGAARIAPLALTNPAKASAEVVVAAVAARDASRAQAFARKHGIPRVLETYEALIADPDLDAVYIPLPNGLHGRWTRAALASGKHVLCEKPFTANAAEAREIAELAATSDRVVMEAFHYRYHPLALRIEEIIASGELGTLERVEAALCFPLPKFSDIRYDYSLGGGATMDAGCYAVHMARTFGGATPEVVSAQAKLRDPQIDRAMTAELRFAGGHTGRVRCSMWSSNLLNISARVVGDRSELRALNPVVPQFFHRLSIRSANSKRVERFSRRASYAYQLDAFAAAVLRGEPVKTTPEGAVENMTVIDAIYRAAGLPLREPC; from the coding sequence GTGGGTGAGTCCGAGCAACGCGCCCCCCTGCGCATCGGCATCCTGGGCGCGGCCCGCATCGCGCCCCTGGCACTTACCAACCCCGCCAAGGCAAGCGCCGAGGTCGTGGTGGCCGCGGTGGCGGCACGCGACGCGTCACGGGCTCAGGCCTTTGCGCGCAAACATGGCATCCCCAGGGTGTTGGAGACGTACGAGGCGCTGATCGCCGACCCAGATCTCGATGCGGTCTACATCCCACTGCCCAACGGCTTACACGGCCGGTGGACGCGAGCTGCGCTGGCCTCCGGTAAGCACGTGCTGTGCGAAAAGCCGTTCACCGCCAACGCCGCCGAAGCGCGCGAGATCGCCGAACTGGCCGCGACATCGGATCGGGTCGTGATGGAGGCATTCCACTACCGTTACCATCCGCTGGCTTTGCGAATCGAGGAAATCATCGCCTCGGGAGAGCTGGGCACCCTCGAACGGGTGGAGGCCGCCTTGTGCTTCCCGCTGCCGAAGTTCTCCGACATCCGGTATGACTACTCGCTTGGCGGCGGCGCGACAATGGACGCCGGCTGCTATGCCGTCCATATGGCCCGCACATTCGGCGGTGCGACTCCGGAAGTCGTTTCGGCGCAAGCGAAGCTGCGCGATCCGCAGATCGACCGGGCTATGACGGCGGAATTGCGGTTCGCCGGCGGGCATACGGGCCGGGTGCGCTGCTCAATGTGGTCGTCGAATCTGTTGAATATCAGCGCTCGCGTGGTCGGGGACCGCAGCGAGCTGCGTGCGCTCAACCCCGTAGTGCCCCAGTTCTTCCACCGCCTTTCGATCCGATCCGCCAACAGCAAACGGGTGGAACGCTTTTCGCGTCGAGCCTCCTACGCGTACCAGCTCGATGCCTTCGCCGCCGCGGTGCTGCGCGGCGAACCGGTGAAGACGACGCCGGAAGGCGCGGTGGAGAACATGACCGTCATCGATGCGATCTATCGCGCCGCCGGCCTGCCACTCCGCGAGCCGTGTTGA
- a CDS encoding FAD-dependent oxidoreductase codes for MAQTTTCAIVGGGPAGMVLGLLLARAGVGVTLLEKHGDFLRDFRGDTVHPTTMRLLDELGLWDRFTRLPYTELRKATFHKDGRAVTYINFERLRQPHPFIAMVPQWDLLNLLAEAATAEPTFTLRMKTEVTGLVREGNRVVGVRYHGPEGPGELRAELTVACDGRWSIARHEAGLRTHEYPVSFDVWWFKLAREDTTEFSFLPRIAPGKAFAVIPREGYFQIAYLGPKGADAQLRARGIDAFRRDIAEVVPEAAESVGGLTSMDDVKHLDVRVNRLRRWHTDGLLCIGDAAHAMSPVGGVGINLAVQDAVAAASILAEPLREHRVTRRDLAAVRRRRVFPTAVTQAVQRVLHRRLVGPLLRGEDPTPPAAVLGLVERLPWLSVVPAYFVGVGVRPEHAPAFARRGPGSG; via the coding sequence ATGGCTCAGACAACCACGTGTGCGATTGTTGGCGGCGGCCCGGCCGGGATGGTCCTCGGGCTGCTACTCGCTCGAGCGGGTGTCGGGGTCACCCTGCTGGAGAAGCACGGCGACTTCCTGCGCGACTTTCGCGGTGACACGGTGCATCCGACCACGATGCGGCTGCTCGACGAACTGGGCTTGTGGGATCGCTTCACGAGGTTGCCTTACACCGAGCTTCGCAAGGCGACGTTCCACAAAGACGGGCGCGCGGTGACCTACATCAACTTCGAGCGTCTGCGCCAACCCCACCCCTTCATCGCCATGGTGCCGCAGTGGGACCTACTGAACCTGCTCGCCGAGGCCGCCACAGCCGAGCCCACTTTCACGCTGCGCATGAAGACCGAAGTCACCGGGCTGGTGCGGGAGGGCAACCGGGTTGTCGGGGTGCGCTACCACGGACCGGAGGGCCCCGGTGAACTACGGGCGGAGTTGACGGTGGCGTGTGACGGCCGCTGGTCGATCGCGCGCCATGAGGCGGGTCTCAGGACCCACGAATACCCGGTGAGCTTCGATGTGTGGTGGTTCAAGCTGGCGCGCGAAGACACAACGGAGTTCTCCTTCCTGCCTCGCATCGCGCCGGGCAAAGCCTTTGCGGTGATCCCCCGCGAAGGTTATTTCCAGATCGCCTACCTCGGCCCCAAGGGCGCCGACGCCCAGTTGCGTGCGCGGGGCATCGATGCATTTCGTCGCGATATTGCCGAGGTGGTGCCGGAAGCAGCCGAGTCGGTGGGTGGGCTGACGTCCATGGACGACGTCAAGCATCTCGACGTCAGGGTGAACAGGCTGCGTCGCTGGCATACCGATGGCTTGCTGTGCATCGGCGACGCCGCGCACGCGATGTCTCCGGTGGGCGGTGTCGGCATCAACCTGGCGGTTCAAGATGCTGTCGCGGCCGCGAGCATACTGGCCGAACCGCTGCGGGAGCACCGGGTGACGCGCCGCGATCTGGCGGCGGTCCGCCGCCGTCGCGTGTTTCCGACCGCGGTGACCCAAGCAGTGCAACGGGTGCTGCACCGTCGACTGGTCGGTCCGCTGTTGCGCGGCGAGGACCCCACGCCGCCGGCCGCAGTGCTTGGCTTGGTCGAGCGGCTGCCGTGGCTGTCGGTGGTGCCCGCCTATTTCGTCGGCGTTGGGGTCCGGCCCGAGCATGCGCCCGCGTTCGCCCGTCGCGGGCCCGGCAGTGGGTGA
- a CDS encoding arylsulfatase encodes MKRPNFLVIVADDLGFSDIGAFGGEINTPNLDRLAYAGVRFTDFHSAPACSPTRAMLLTGADHHVAGLGTMLEVAAPGFRGAPGYEGYLNDRVIAFPELLRDAGYLTLMSGKWHLGKTIETSPWARGFERSFALLPAGASHYGGAAARSFLSVPTLYTEDDHFVTVGDDFYSSDFYTDTLLRFFRERSGDDDRPFFAYLPFQAPHWPLQAPAESIAAYRGRYDAGPDVLREARLGALKRLGLCPPDVEAHPVVADGAAEWADMTAQERALSARSMEVYAAMVDRMDWNIGRVIDYLTGTGELDDTVVIFLSDNGAEGAIVEAMPLRGAQIAAQIEKHCDNSLDNLGGPTSFVWYGPRWAQAATAPSRLHKAFTTEGGIRVVGFLTWPGFARQQQIGTAFATVMDIAPTVLELAGARHPGADYRGREVVPMRGRSLVAYLSGAAEAVHDADAGTGWELFGRRAVRRGDWKALYLPTPYGPGTWQLYDLSRDPGEIDDLAAARPEKLAELLALWDRYVEDNGVILDPISVYDADPKSFS; translated from the coding sequence GTGAAGCGGCCCAACTTCCTGGTTATCGTGGCAGACGATCTCGGGTTTTCCGACATCGGAGCCTTCGGCGGCGAGATCAATACGCCCAATCTGGACCGGTTGGCCTACGCGGGCGTCCGGTTCACCGATTTTCATTCGGCGCCGGCTTGCTCGCCCACCCGGGCGATGCTGTTGACCGGAGCCGATCACCATGTGGCCGGCCTCGGCACGATGCTGGAGGTCGCCGCCCCCGGATTCCGCGGCGCACCCGGTTACGAGGGCTATTTGAACGACCGGGTTATTGCGTTTCCCGAGCTGCTGCGCGACGCCGGTTATCTGACGCTGATGTCGGGCAAATGGCATCTGGGCAAGACGATCGAGACGTCGCCGTGGGCGCGCGGATTCGAGCGTTCGTTCGCTCTGCTGCCGGCCGGCGCCAGCCATTACGGTGGCGCCGCGGCTCGCAGCTTCTTATCTGTGCCAACGCTTTACACCGAAGATGACCACTTCGTCACGGTTGGCGACGACTTCTACTCCTCGGACTTCTACACCGATACCCTGTTGCGGTTCTTCCGCGAGCGTTCCGGGGATGACGACCGGCCTTTCTTCGCCTATCTGCCGTTTCAAGCGCCACACTGGCCGCTGCAGGCACCCGCCGAATCCATCGCGGCCTATCGCGGCCGTTACGACGCCGGACCGGACGTGCTGCGCGAGGCGCGATTGGGCGCGCTCAAGCGGCTCGGCCTTTGCCCGCCCGATGTCGAGGCGCACCCGGTCGTCGCTGACGGCGCCGCGGAGTGGGCGGACATGACGGCACAGGAGCGGGCGCTTTCGGCCCGCAGCATGGAGGTCTATGCGGCGATGGTCGACCGGATGGACTGGAACATCGGCCGGGTGATCGACTACCTGACCGGGACCGGCGAGCTCGACGACACAGTCGTCATCTTCCTGTCCGACAACGGCGCAGAGGGTGCGATCGTCGAGGCGATGCCGCTTCGCGGTGCCCAGATCGCCGCGCAGATCGAAAAACACTGCGACAACAGCCTCGACAACCTTGGCGGCCCCACCTCGTTCGTGTGGTACGGCCCGCGCTGGGCACAGGCCGCCACCGCGCCGTCGCGGCTGCACAAGGCGTTCACCACGGAAGGCGGGATCCGGGTGGTCGGCTTCCTCACCTGGCCGGGCTTTGCCCGGCAGCAGCAGATCGGCACAGCGTTCGCGACCGTCATGGACATTGCCCCGACCGTGCTGGAACTGGCCGGTGCCAGGCATCCCGGCGCCGACTACCGCGGCCGTGAGGTGGTACCGATGCGCGGCCGCTCGCTGGTGGCGTATCTGTCGGGCGCGGCCGAGGCGGTGCATGACGCCGATGCCGGCACCGGTTGGGAGTTGTTCGGGCGCCGCGCCGTCCGTCGGGGCGACTGGAAGGCGCTTTACCTGCCCACGCCGTACGGCCCGGGCACCTGGCAGCTCTACGACCTCTCCCGTGACCCGGGTGAAATCGACGACCTGGCCGCCGCGCGACCCGAGAAGCTGGCCGAACTCCTCGCGCTGTGGGACCGCTACGTCGAGGACAACGGGGTCATCCTGGATCCCATCTCGGTGTACGACGCCGACCCGAAGAGTTTCTCCTGA